One window from the genome of Poecilia reticulata strain Guanapo linkage group LG9, Guppy_female_1.0+MT, whole genome shotgun sequence encodes:
- the ndufs4 gene encoding NADH dehydrogenase [ubiquinone] iron-sulfur protein 4, mitochondrial, which translates to MASSMSLLGLGRLSLSNVASRILLNPARSASTSASRLAEKAEQDTQLITVDEKLDITTLTGVPEEHIKTRKVHIFVPAKTAMQSGINSTKKWKMDFDTRERWENPLMGWASTADPLSNMVLSFSSKEDAVAFAEKNGWSYEVTEKRTSKPRVKSYGANFSWNKRTRRSAK; encoded by the exons ATGGCGTCCTCAATGTCACTTCTCGGTTTAGGTCGTTTGTCTCTCAGCAATGTAGCTTCCAGGATCCTACTGAATCCAGCCAG GTCTGCAAGCACATCAGCATCAAGGCTGGCAGAGAAAGCAGAACAAGACACGCAACTTATTACCGTTGATGAGAAATTG GACATCACGACTCTGACGGGGGTCCCGGAGGAGCACATCAAAACCCGCAAGGTTCACATCTTTGTCCCCGCCAAAACGGCCATGCAGTCTGGCATCAACAGCACCAAGAAGTGGAAGATGGACTTTGACACCAGAGAGCGGTGGGAGAACCCGCTGATGGGCTGGGCCTCAAC GGCCGATCCTCTGTCCAACATGGTGCTCTCGTTCTCCTCAAAGGAAGACGCCGTTGCTTTTGCTGAGAAAAATG GTTGGAGCTACGAAGTCACAGAGAAGAGGACCTCAAAGCCCCGGGTGAAGTCGTACGGGGCGAACTTCTCCTGGAACAAGAGGACCCGGAGGTCCGCAAAGTAA
- the fsta gene encoding follistatin-A isoform X1 gives MFGMLQHHLHPGVLFFFFLWLCHLMEDQKVQAGNCWLQQGKNGRCQVLYMPGMTREECCRSGRLGTSWTEEDVPNSTLFRWMIFNGGAPNCIPCKGGESCENVDCGPGKRCKMNRKGKPRCVCAPDCSNITWKGPVCGSDGKTYKDECGLLKAKCKGQPDLDVQYQGKCKKTCLGVLCPGTTTCVVDQTNNAYCVTCNRICPDVASSQHYLCGNDGITYASACHLRKATCLLGRSIGVAYDGKCIKAKSCEDIQCSPGKKCLWDARMSRGRCSLCNESCPDSRTDESVCASDNTTYPSECAMKQAACSMGVLLEVKHTGSCNSITEDQEEDEEDGDSDYKAYVHLSSLLDG, from the exons ATGTTTGGGATGCTCCAGCACCACCTTCACCCGggtgttcttttcttcttcttcttatggTTATGCCATCTCATGGAAGATCAAAAAGTTCAAG CTGGAAACTGCTGGCTGCAGCAGGGGAAGAACGGGAGGTGCCAGGTGCTCTACATGCCTGGGATGACCCGAGAGGAGTGCTGTCGGAGCGGGAGACTGGGGACGTCCTGGACCGAGGAGGACGTCCCCAACAGCACGCTCTTTAGGTGGATGATCTTCAATGGCGGAGCTCCTAATTGCATACCGTGCAAAGGTGGAG aAAGCTGCGAAAATGTCGACTGCGGACCCGGTAAAAGGTGCAAGATGAACAGGAAAGGTAAGCCGCGCTGCGTCTGCGCTCCAGACTGCTCCAACATCACCTGGAAAGGTCCGGTGTGTGGCTCAGACGGCAAGACCTACAAAGACGAATGCGGACTCCTGAAGGCGAAATGCAAAGGCCAGCCCGACCTGGACGTGCAGTACCAAGGAAAATGCAAGA AAACCTGTCTCGGTGTCCTGTGCCCGGGAACCACCACCTGCGTCGTGGACCAGACGAACAACGCATACTGCGTGACGTGTAATCGGATTTGCCCCGACGTGGCGTCGTCTCAGCACTACCTGTGTGGGAACGACGGGATCACCTACGCCAGCGCCTGTCACTTGAGAAAGGCCACCTGTCTCTTGGGCAGGTCGATCGGTGTGGCATATGACGGAAAATGCATCA AGGCCAAGTCATGTGAGGACATCCAGTGCAGTCCAGGGAAGAAGTGTCTGTGGGACGCTCGGATGAGCCGGGGTCGCTGCTCGCTCTGCAACGAGTCCTGTCCGGATAGCAGGACGGACGAGTCGGTGTGCGCCAGCGACAACACCACATATCCCAGCGAATGTGCCATGAAGCAGGCTGCTTGTTCTATGGGGGTGTTGCTGGAAGTCAAGCACACAGGATCTTGCAACT CCATTACAGAAGAccaggaggaggatgaggaagatgGGGACTCAGACTACAAGGCCTATGTCCATTTATCTTCTCTACTGGATGGATAA
- the fsta gene encoding follistatin-A isoform X2: MFGMLQHHLHPGVLFFFFLWLCHLMEDQKVQAGNCWLQQGKNGRCQVLYMPGMTREECCRSGRLGTSWTEEDVPNSTLFRWMIFNGGAPNCIPCKESCENVDCGPGKRCKMNRKGKPRCVCAPDCSNITWKGPVCGSDGKTYKDECGLLKAKCKGQPDLDVQYQGKCKKTCLGVLCPGTTTCVVDQTNNAYCVTCNRICPDVASSQHYLCGNDGITYASACHLRKATCLLGRSIGVAYDGKCIKAKSCEDIQCSPGKKCLWDARMSRGRCSLCNESCPDSRTDESVCASDNTTYPSECAMKQAACSMGVLLEVKHTGSCNSITEDQEEDEEDGDSDYKAYVHLSSLLDG, encoded by the exons ATGTTTGGGATGCTCCAGCACCACCTTCACCCGggtgttcttttcttcttcttcttatggTTATGCCATCTCATGGAAGATCAAAAAGTTCAAG CTGGAAACTGCTGGCTGCAGCAGGGGAAGAACGGGAGGTGCCAGGTGCTCTACATGCCTGGGATGACCCGAGAGGAGTGCTGTCGGAGCGGGAGACTGGGGACGTCCTGGACCGAGGAGGACGTCCCCAACAGCACGCTCTTTAGGTGGATGATCTTCAATGGCGGAGCTCCTAATTGCATACCGTGCAAAG aAAGCTGCGAAAATGTCGACTGCGGACCCGGTAAAAGGTGCAAGATGAACAGGAAAGGTAAGCCGCGCTGCGTCTGCGCTCCAGACTGCTCCAACATCACCTGGAAAGGTCCGGTGTGTGGCTCAGACGGCAAGACCTACAAAGACGAATGCGGACTCCTGAAGGCGAAATGCAAAGGCCAGCCCGACCTGGACGTGCAGTACCAAGGAAAATGCAAGA AAACCTGTCTCGGTGTCCTGTGCCCGGGAACCACCACCTGCGTCGTGGACCAGACGAACAACGCATACTGCGTGACGTGTAATCGGATTTGCCCCGACGTGGCGTCGTCTCAGCACTACCTGTGTGGGAACGACGGGATCACCTACGCCAGCGCCTGTCACTTGAGAAAGGCCACCTGTCTCTTGGGCAGGTCGATCGGTGTGGCATATGACGGAAAATGCATCA AGGCCAAGTCATGTGAGGACATCCAGTGCAGTCCAGGGAAGAAGTGTCTGTGGGACGCTCGGATGAGCCGGGGTCGCTGCTCGCTCTGCAACGAGTCCTGTCCGGATAGCAGGACGGACGAGTCGGTGTGCGCCAGCGACAACACCACATATCCCAGCGAATGTGCCATGAAGCAGGCTGCTTGTTCTATGGGGGTGTTGCTGGAAGTCAAGCACACAGGATCTTGCAACT CCATTACAGAAGAccaggaggaggatgaggaagatgGGGACTCAGACTACAAGGCCTATGTCCATTTATCTTCTCTACTGGATGGATAA
- the fsta gene encoding follistatin-A isoform X3, with the protein MFGMLQHHLHPGVLFFFFLWLCHLMEDQKVQAGNCWLQQGKNGRCQVLYMPGMTREECCRSGRLGTSWTEEDVPNSTLFRWMIFNGGAPNCIPCKGGESCENVDCGPGKRCKMNRKGKPRCVCAPDCSNITWKGPVCGSDGKTYKDECGLLKAKCKGQPDLDVQYQGKCKKTCLGVLCPGTTTCVVDQTNNAYCVTCNRICPDVASSQHYLCGNDGITYASACHLRKATCLLGRSIGVAYDGKCIKAKSCEDIQCSPGKKCLWDARMSRGRCSLCNESCPDSRTDESVCASDNTTYPSECAMKQAACSMGVLLEVKHTGSCNSTSLQL; encoded by the exons ATGTTTGGGATGCTCCAGCACCACCTTCACCCGggtgttcttttcttcttcttcttatggTTATGCCATCTCATGGAAGATCAAAAAGTTCAAG CTGGAAACTGCTGGCTGCAGCAGGGGAAGAACGGGAGGTGCCAGGTGCTCTACATGCCTGGGATGACCCGAGAGGAGTGCTGTCGGAGCGGGAGACTGGGGACGTCCTGGACCGAGGAGGACGTCCCCAACAGCACGCTCTTTAGGTGGATGATCTTCAATGGCGGAGCTCCTAATTGCATACCGTGCAAAGGTGGAG aAAGCTGCGAAAATGTCGACTGCGGACCCGGTAAAAGGTGCAAGATGAACAGGAAAGGTAAGCCGCGCTGCGTCTGCGCTCCAGACTGCTCCAACATCACCTGGAAAGGTCCGGTGTGTGGCTCAGACGGCAAGACCTACAAAGACGAATGCGGACTCCTGAAGGCGAAATGCAAAGGCCAGCCCGACCTGGACGTGCAGTACCAAGGAAAATGCAAGA AAACCTGTCTCGGTGTCCTGTGCCCGGGAACCACCACCTGCGTCGTGGACCAGACGAACAACGCATACTGCGTGACGTGTAATCGGATTTGCCCCGACGTGGCGTCGTCTCAGCACTACCTGTGTGGGAACGACGGGATCACCTACGCCAGCGCCTGTCACTTGAGAAAGGCCACCTGTCTCTTGGGCAGGTCGATCGGTGTGGCATATGACGGAAAATGCATCA AGGCCAAGTCATGTGAGGACATCCAGTGCAGTCCAGGGAAGAAGTGTCTGTGGGACGCTCGGATGAGCCGGGGTCGCTGCTCGCTCTGCAACGAGTCCTGTCCGGATAGCAGGACGGACGAGTCGGTGTGCGCCAGCGACAACACCACATATCCCAGCGAATGTGCCATGAAGCAGGCTGCTTGTTCTATGGGGGTGTTGCTGGAAGTCAAGCACACAGGATCTTGCAACT CTACATCACTCCAGCTATAG